The Sebastes umbrosus isolate fSebUmb1 chromosome 10, fSebUmb1.pri, whole genome shotgun sequence nucleotide sequence TCAATTAATTGGTCTATTGATCAACTAATAACTTTATGTTCATCTATCTATCGCGTTCGTGGATCTGTTTCTAAAATCCAAGGTCATCAACCCAGTGTTTGTCCGCCTCTGCCTTTCCTGGTCCATGCACATCCATCCTAACCTCCATGTCTCCCAACTCAAGCCCGTCAATGAGTCTGCTTCCTGCTTGCTTTTTGAATCAAGTAAAAGAGAACCTTTATCGTgacctgtttgtttgtgtgtcgtGCTTCTGGGTTCACTCCTGCCATTCTTCTGAGCCATGACACCATATTGGTTTAACTTTCACTCTCTGCCTGATAGGAAGTCATTGTCAATGAAAAACACCTGCATGACCCTATCTACTGTCTCCCCATCAGTACTGTGCTGTAATGGCACACAATTAACTAAGAAATCATTTTGGTCACAAGCACAACGTCTAAGATGTACCTAACTGTATACTGGACTTCAAACAGCAGGAAAGCAGCAACACATTTCCACAACCTCTTGGGGCTTGTTGGGGCAGGATCTAGCGGAATAAGGTCTGCGATGCTGCTACTCTGAACACCAGAACAATACACTGGTTCTAGGTTACGCCCTCTGATAGACTTCACTACTGGTTTGCACCAGGATCTGTCTCAAAGTAAACCAGAGGATGTATTAAATGCTCATGGTAGCGTCTATATCAGCTTAGCCTCAGCCACACACTGCAGAGTCTGGTCTCACCTTAAGGTCCCTGTGGATGTTCTTCTTGGAGTGAATATACTCGACTCCACTAACTATTTGTTGAGCAATGCTTAGacttccttctcttctcttggAGTCTTGCAGAGACTGATCGTTCTTCTCATCAATCCACACTTTAAGTGTTTTGGTGTCGCATAACTCCATCTGAATATAGAGGTACTTTGCCGATGAATTATCTGTAGAcctagaaaagaaagaagagaacaATGATTTGAATTACTCACCTTTCACTtgaagtgtttcagtgtttcaagTTTATTCGTCACATACACAATTATACTAGTATAATGTACCTATCCACAGCTGTACACGAGTATAAAGTAAGTGCATTAGACTTACTGGGAAGAGCTGTTACTGTCAGCTAAGATGTGCCATTGGTATGCTGAATCTTCCATCCAGAATGTGTAGTATCTGACGATATTACAGTGGTGGAGGTCTGATAATGTCTCCACCTCTCGAAGAGATTTCCTGAGCCAAAGGAGAACGAGAGAATGAATCAGTAAACAAAGTACTTGCACAAATAGTGCACATGCTACACTGCAAACTGGAACCTTACAACTCCATACTTACTCTTCACGGCAGACAATCTTTACAGCATAATACTTGTTCAGCAGTTTATGTTTTACTTTGTAAACACAACCAAAGGCTCCACTGCCAAGACACTCCATGGGATCAAAGTCTGAAGTAAACCTGTTGAGATTAACAATGTTGTTTAGGCTAAAGGGTAAAATAGAgatacataataataaacatagaGATGTCTTCTTGATTGTACATCAGTTATTGGGAGAGAAGTTTAAGATCACATCAGCATAAAATGCATGCTATAATGCaaattcatgttgttttttcatacCTTGACTGGATGGATGTCTCATTCTGACTATTTCCCATATTCTGGTCTTTGACAGTATGCTTagagaataaaagaataaagtacatttaaaatgttgaacCTGCTCTGATTTATTAAGTTGTACACTCTTTAATAACTAGGACATACAACGTGTTGTCTGCCACATCAAAATATCCAAGTAATATATTTGACTTTACTTttggacttttacttttttatttacttttggaGTGACGCAGTCCATAGTTGGAGTGAAATCACGAGTAGTCATTGGTATTGCATTTACATAAACTTGGACCTCTCTCAGTTGCCCTCCCACATACAGAGTAAGCAGAATATAAGAGGGTGGATATAACATTTGTAAGATTATGATATAGCGTGCAGACCTGATCCTTGGAAGAGTTCGATGAATCTGTGAATATTCCTGAGCCACTTGTACCCGTCGACatgctttgtgacgatgcaagAGACTCCCTAGAAGAATACAATAAGATGCATGAGCACAGCCTTTTCAGCATTAAGCTCTACAATCTGATTTAATACAATGGTCAATAAGTGCCTTACAGTGAAGTTGGTGTTGACAACCCGGTTGGTGCATCATCTTCAGACACAGTTGATCCTAAGGGGATCTACAATTCACAAAAAGTTGTTACAATATAGCATGTtccaaataaaatgttgtacTGTACTGAAGAACTATGTCAAATAATAtcaattatattatttatgtattaatgaTGTTATCTTTCACCTCAGTCAAaccatttacatttttcatctttttaaacCACAACTATGGACCCAAACTAAACGTTCTTGCTCTTACAATGCTGCTACTAGTCTGCTGCAGTCTATAAATATCATAAGTGTAGATTTTTGCTTTacctacaatttttttttaacgattaTGAGAGAACAGACCTGAGCTTTGGAAGGGTTTGATGGATCGGTGAATATTGTTGAGCTACTTGTGTCCGTTGGCGTGCTTTGTGATGATGATTCATGGGACTCCCTAGGGGAATACAATGAGAGATATGAGTACAGCTTTCTCAGTATTTAACACCATGTTCTGCTCTCCTACTAATGACAATAAGTGCCTTACACTGTAGTTGCCCGCGCAGACAACATAGGAGATGCACTGTCTTCGGACACTGTTGATCTGATGGACACCTGAAATGCAAAGAATGTTAGACATAATTATTTAATGTAAAATTTCACCTCATTGGAACTATTTATTTCCAAAGTATTCAAAAGTAGCTGGGGTTGAGATCGGCTGCCACCTGTTAGTATTAGGAAGTATCACTAACTATAGCCTGGTGTTATCTTTTCTCAACATGGTGccacaaaaacaccaaaaaacaagaaagaataGGCCATTGTCTGGAACAAGAAGAAACTAAGTACAGTGTCTGGAATGACAAAATCTAATGTTTTgaaggctgtagtttgtggtgttgttgaattgtattgtgttatactgagaggtgtttctaatattttctcctcaccatttactgtatatcatgAAGACACGCTAAATTACAAAACACCTCTTTGTATAATGCAATACATTTCAACAGCTGGACAAACTTCTTCTTCCAAAATGATCATGAAGTTGAAttaacacctctctaaaacagtttcaataaagactgaacattataaccttcatgaaggtaggatCTGTGGCAGAACTCTTGTATTAGACGGCATTACTTTTAGCCAGGTGTACCTATTAAACGTGCAAATGAGTGTATATTTGATGATATAAAGGgagtaaaaaatatgaaatacctTGCTGTCCCAGTCTGACTGTTCTTGGAGAGCAGACCAGCCCAGCCGAGCTGCATTTTGTTTAGCTTCCTTGACAGTCTTTCCCTCACCCTCGGGGTATAGCTTTTTGTCAATCATTAATTTGTAGAAAAATCTGTGTTGTGTTTCAAAAAGGAGGAAATAGTTCAGATCATTAtcataacattttaatattgcTTACAACTGAATATCAATCAAGAGTAAGTATAGTGTCTTTAGTGTCTATTCAGGTTACAGAAGTTCAGGTTCATACATACATAGGGTTACTAACTGTACCGCATCTCCTC carries:
- the LOC119495377 gene encoding interferon-induced, double-stranded RNA-activated protein kinase-like isoform X1, with amino-acid sequence METGSYVYRLNDYARRKGFELHYEESDSGPVHDKTYIRRVVLNGKVYPDGEGKTKKEAKQNAAKNALRGLLENEHQDSADTTADEKYDCTSAQQNEASNQNVSDICNKMRHLSGSSQRYRDQQRQGGTNYIGIVDHYCQKTRRCHSYIEERRCGTVSNPIFFYKLMIDKKLYPEGEGKTVKEAKQNAARLGWSALQEQSDWDSKVSIRSTVSEDSASPMLSARATTVESHESSSQSTPTDTSSSTIFTDPSNPSKAQIPLGSTVSEDDAPTGLSTPTSLESLASSQSMSTGTSGSGIFTDSSNSSKDQHTVKDQNMGNSQNETSIQSRFTSDFDPMECLGSGAFGCVYKVKHKLLNKYYAVKIVCREEKSLREVETLSDLHHCNIVRYYTFWMEDSAYQWHILADSNSSSQSTDNSSAKYLYIQMELCDTKTLKVWIDEKNDQSLQDSKRREGSLSIAQQIVSGVEYIHSKKNIHRDLKPENILFGLDGEVKIGDFGLVTIDDDDDDALMERTGHRGTTTYMAPEQKREKTYDRKVDIFALGLIYFELLWKLSTGHERVVVWDDARSQKLPEEFSRTFPQETQIINSMLCEKPEERPEASKLKAELEKWAQTYNAQNVHQENATV